The Amycolatopsis umgeniensis DNA segment TCAAGCCACGGCGCAGTTCGCTCGGCGAGCGGCCGAATTCCGTCTTGAACACCCGGCTGAAATGCGGCGCGTCGACGAAACCCCACTTCGCCGCGATGGCGGCGACGGGCCTCGAAGCGTGTACGGGGTCCAGCAATTCACGGCGGCAGTGTTCCAGGCGCCGGGTGCGGATCCAGCCGGAGACGGTCGTGCCCTGTTCGTGGAAGAGGCCGTGCAGATGCCGGGTGGATATGTAGTGCTCGGCGGCGATCTGCGCCGGTCCGAGGTCGGTGGAGGAGAGGTTGGTGTCGATGTAGGCGAGCACGCGGCGCATCAGTTCGTGATGCGGCCCGGCCGTCGTGCGGGCGAGGTCGAGTTCACTCGCGAACAGCGTGGCGAGCAGATCGACCGCCGTATGCGCGAGCCGGACGCCCGCCGGACCGCCGAGCTGGTCGAGGTTGCTGCCGAGTTGCGCGAGGAAGGGCACCACCACGTTGCCCATCCCTCGTTTGCCCGACATCGGGACCGCGGTCAGCTGGCCGACCAG contains these protein-coding regions:
- a CDS encoding helix-turn-helix domain-containing protein, with product MLRGDLVTTATADPTTTMVARDFTDFRTVVSHSFVPLHVTSEHRDHFRGRIRSCGADDVQLTEVTASAHVVERTPELIARADRHYYKLSLILSGTGLLVQDNREAMLRPGDVALYDTHRPYSLAFEEDFRTLVVMFPQRLIDLPRDLVGQLTAVPMSGKRGMGNVVVPFLAQLGSNLDQLGGPAGVRLAHTAVDLLATLFASELDLARTTAGPHHELMRRVLAYIDTNLSSTDLGPAQIAAEHYISTRHLHGLFHEQGTTVSGWIRTRRLEHCRRELLDPVHASRPVAAIAAKWGFVDAPHFSRVFKTEFGRSPSELRRGLTVSDRLLPPSA